In the genome of Deinococcus yavapaiensis KR-236, one region contains:
- a CDS encoding SPOR domain-containing protein, with the protein MTFLRRHWPDLVISLLILALLAGFGVVLLGSRSNTEASRPTATASATPATEPTTESVPAETPATTESAAIPAAPDSSPAATDSPSTEAPPLAAPSDTEAAATTETTETTSSTPTNAPEATSAAPTQTTQTTAEPSTPQATTEVPTIPAQGAVADRSETSDEPAALPPTPEAKPTESATPAPEPKPTESTATAQPKPDESTATPEAVVPLPADSSEKTETPEAPAAPAATPVATPAAGGAVPTSRVGTPLRSEYRITAGVFSNEAMAAERTKAIAALGYTVHFIPVSSGVVAQIGPFADAGTAARAAADVRRAYSNIAVYAPVAGSTPPPASTATNDSSASPAPASTTASEASAEPSTSGASPASSTPSATSSPAPSGPTYLQVGAFDRQENATPLVNRLRDLGFSPTVNAPPNVRARVLVGPFNGPDLLAAERRLQESGVEFFRVR; encoded by the coding sequence TTGACGTTCCTGCGCCGACATTGGCCCGATCTCGTCATTTCACTGCTGATTCTTGCGCTGCTCGCCGGATTCGGCGTCGTGCTGCTCGGCAGTCGGTCGAACACCGAAGCGTCGAGGCCCACCGCGACCGCGTCCGCTACGCCCGCGACGGAGCCGACCACCGAGTCGGTCCCGGCGGAGACTCCGGCGACGACCGAATCCGCCGCCATTCCTGCGGCGCCCGATTCGTCTCCGGCGGCCACGGACTCGCCCAGCACGGAAGCGCCGCCTTTGGCCGCACCGAGCGACACGGAAGCCGCCGCGACGACCGAGACGACTGAGACCACCTCGTCGACTCCGACGAACGCGCCCGAGGCGACCTCGGCCGCGCCGACGCAGACGACCCAGACGACGGCCGAGCCGTCGACTCCTCAGGCGACGACCGAAGTTCCCACCATCCCGGCTCAAGGCGCGGTCGCCGATCGAAGCGAAACCTCGGACGAACCCGCGGCGTTGCCCCCGACCCCCGAAGCCAAGCCCACCGAGTCGGCGACGCCCGCGCCCGAACCCAAGCCGACCGAGTCGACCGCGACGGCGCAACCCAAGCCCGACGAGTCGACCGCGACGCCCGAAGCCGTGGTGCCTCTGCCGGCCGATTCCTCGGAGAAGACCGAAACGCCTGAAGCGCCCGCCGCCCCGGCTGCGACTCCGGTCGCGACTCCGGCAGCGGGCGGCGCGGTGCCCACGAGCCGCGTCGGCACGCCGCTGCGCTCCGAGTACCGAATCACGGCGGGAGTCTTTTCCAACGAGGCGATGGCCGCCGAACGCACGAAGGCCATCGCCGCCCTCGGATACACCGTTCACTTCATTCCCGTTTCCAGCGGCGTGGTCGCGCAGATCGGTCCTTTCGCCGACGCGGGCACCGCGGCGCGCGCCGCCGCCGACGTGCGGCGCGCGTACTCGAACATCGCCGTGTACGCGCCCGTGGCAGGCTCCACGCCGCCGCCCGCGTCGACGGCCACGAACGACTCGTCTGCTTCCCCCGCGCCCGCGTCGACCACGGCCTCCGAGGCCTCGGCCGAGCCTTCGACCTCCGGCGCTTCGCCCGCGTCCTCGACTCCTTCCGCGACTTCCTCGCCCGCTCCCAGCGGTCCGACGTATTTGCAAGTCGGGGCTTTCGATCGTCAGGAGAACGCGACCCCACTCGTGAATCGCTTGCGTGACCTCGGCTTCTCGCCGACCGTGAACGCTCCTCCGAACGTGCGCGCTCGCGTGCTCGTCGGGCCTTTCAACGGCCCCGACCTTCTCGCGGCCGAGCGCCGCTTGCAGGAATCGGGCGTCGAGTTCTTCAGGGTGCGCTAA